The proteins below are encoded in one region of Eubacterium sp. 1001713B170207_170306_E7:
- a CDS encoding SDR family oxidoreductase encodes MDKEVMLWTGAGQIGMAITRRTGYGKKIIVGDKSLENARSAADIMNQAGFDVTPMAMDLGSRESIAHLISSAQEYGEITAFVNAAGVSPSQASIETILKVDLYGTAVLLEAVGKVIARGGAGVTISSQSGHRMPQLTPEEDAQLACTPPEELLDLEILQPGRIQDPLHAYQMAKRCNEKRVMAEAVKWGKRNARINSISPGIIITPLAMDELNGPRGDFYKNMFESCPAGRPGTADEVANVAGLLMSGQGAFITGSDFLIDGGATAAYFYGA; translated from the coding sequence ATGGATAAGGAAGTAATGCTCTGGACAGGCGCGGGACAGATTGGGATGGCGATCACACGCCGGACAGGGTATGGTAAAAAAATCATCGTTGGCGATAAAAGCCTCGAAAACGCCCGGTCGGCGGCGGATATTATGAACCAGGCGGGGTTTGACGTCACGCCAATGGCAATGGACTTAGGGTCAAGGGAATCGATTGCGCATCTGATTTCCAGCGCGCAGGAATACGGCGAAATCACCGCCTTTGTCAATGCCGCCGGGGTGTCCCCGAGCCAGGCGTCCATCGAAACCATTTTAAAAGTGGATTTGTATGGCACCGCTGTGCTTTTGGAGGCGGTTGGAAAAGTGATCGCCCGGGGCGGCGCGGGCGTAACGATTTCCAGCCAGTCGGGCCACCGCATGCCGCAGCTGACGCCGGAGGAAGACGCGCAGCTGGCATGCACCCCGCCAGAAGAACTGTTGGATTTAGAAATACTTCAGCCGGGGAGGATTCAGGATCCGCTGCATGCCTATCAAATGGCAAAACGCTGTAATGAAAAGCGCGTCATGGCAGAGGCTGTGAAATGGGGGAAAAGAAACGCCCGTATCAACTCCATTTCGCCGGGAATCATCATCACTCCTTTGGCCATGGATGAACTGAATGGGCCCCGGGGTGATTTCTATAAAAATATGTTTGAAAGCTGTCCGGCCGGGCGGCCCGGCACCGCCGATGAGGTGGCAAATGTGGCCGGGCTGTTAATGAGCGGCCAGGGCGCGTTTATCACCGGATCGGATTTTCTGATTGACGGCGGCGCAACCGCAGCTTATTTTTATGGAGCGTAG
- a CDS encoding cupin domain-containing protein, with the protein MLIRFDEMKEVTIPHLNDGAGSVSAKMYMEPSNKMMISRLPVGVSIGMHAHTTSSEVNYVLSGTGMAVCDGDEEVLEPGCCQYCPKGSSHSIINTGNEDLVLFTVVPEQ; encoded by the coding sequence ATGTTAATTCGATTTGATGAAATGAAGGAAGTAACGATTCCACATTTAAATGACGGCGCGGGCTCGGTGTCCGCGAAAATGTATATGGAGCCCTCCAACAAGATGATGATCAGCCGCCTGCCCGTTGGCGTCTCCATTGGGATGCACGCCCACACGACAAGCAGCGAGGTCAATTATGTGCTCAGCGGCACCGGCATGGCTGTCTGTGACGGAGACGAGGAAGTGCTGGAGCCCGGCTGCTGCCAGTACTGTCCTAAGGGCTCATCTCACAGCATCATCAATACCGGAAATGAGGACTTGGTTTTGTTTACTGTGGTGCCGGAGCAGTAG
- a CDS encoding DMT family transporter yields the protein MEKKKIIKGSLCAIVCEALFGLSYLFTKQATASASPLTLLSWRFITAFLVMNLCVAAGVVRVHLKGKGLWPLFLIAVFQPVIYFVGETAGIRLTTASESGAFLSIIPVVTLMAGALILKEKPTKLQVTGVCVTMAGVLACVLSKGMEASFNPMGYLMLLVAVVSYSLYAVFSQKAVSFSSAEKTYVMIAFGAFAFTAAALIQSFQTSAVMELLTAPFTNRGFLTAVLYQGIGCSILAFLLNNLAIATIGTNRSASFVGISTVVSILAGVVFLRESFSALQVLGTLFVIGGVYLANLKGNGY from the coding sequence GTGGAAAAAAAGAAAATCATCAAGGGCAGCCTGTGTGCCATTGTCTGTGAGGCGCTCTTTGGACTGAGCTATTTATTCACTAAGCAGGCAACCGCCTCGGCCAGTCCGCTGACGCTGCTCAGCTGGCGGTTTATCACTGCTTTTCTGGTCATGAACCTGTGTGTAGCAGCCGGGGTGGTCCGGGTTCATTTGAAGGGCAAGGGGCTGTGGCCTTTATTTTTGATCGCTGTTTTTCAGCCGGTCATCTATTTCGTGGGTGAGACGGCAGGTATCCGCCTGACGACCGCTTCGGAGAGCGGTGCGTTCCTCTCCATCATTCCGGTAGTGACCTTGATGGCCGGGGCACTGATTTTAAAGGAAAAACCCACAAAGCTGCAGGTAACAGGGGTGTGCGTCACCATGGCCGGTGTGTTGGCCTGTGTTTTATCCAAGGGGATGGAGGCCTCCTTTAATCCGATGGGGTATCTCATGCTGTTAGTGGCCGTGGTTTCCTACAGCCTGTACGCTGTTTTTTCCCAAAAGGCGGTTTCCTTTTCCAGCGCGGAAAAAACCTATGTGATGATCGCCTTTGGCGCCTTTGCCTTCACGGCCGCCGCTCTGATACAGAGTTTCCAGACCTCGGCGGTCATGGAACTTTTAACGGCGCCTTTTACTAACCGCGGTTTTCTTACCGCAGTTTTATACCAGGGCATCGGCTGTTCGATCCTGGCCTTTTTACTTAACAATCTGGCCATCGCTACCATCGGCACCAACCGGTCGGCCTCTTTTGTAGGAATATCCACGGTGGTCTCCATTCTGGCTGGCGTGGTTTTCCTGAGGGAAAGCTTTTCCGCGCTTCAGGTGCTTGGAACCTTGTTTGTCATCGGCGGCGTTTATCTGGCTAATCTGAAAGGGAACGGTTATTAA
- a CDS encoding helix-turn-helix transcriptional regulator, translating into MNEELILKNRLKEIRKEKKLSQSALAQLVGVSRNTISSIETGQFNPTAKLALILCIALDKKFEELFYF; encoded by the coding sequence TTGAATGAGGAATTAATTTTAAAAAACCGCTTAAAGGAAATCCGAAAAGAAAAAAAGCTCTCCCAGTCCGCCCTGGCCCAGCTGGTCGGCGTCTCCCGCAACACCATCAGCTCCATCGAAACCGGCCAGTTTAACCCGACGGCAAAGCTGGCGTTGATTCTGTGCATCGCGCTGGATAAGAAATTTGAGGAGCTGTTTTATTTTTAG
- a CDS encoding LysR family transcriptional regulator yields the protein MIRQIKYFQAVIRSNSFSEAAEECHISQSAISQQVQALERELGFQLLERKNRKFTLTPSGEYFYKKSLILIADYERICNEANRIAHEEEAALSVGYLRGYNGPALIGAMDAFAFKYPQVRVKTEPGDHEELFAQLRGGCVDLVFTDQRRAFSEEYVNIVLSHSRTFIAISARSPVAALESVTLEELKNTPCILVASETQQRVEEAYYRDVIGFQGEFWFAENLEEAKLLVISGSGFMLTNGENHREKIENSLCHVPLFRNDQPVSQTYCVFWKRDNTARYKEAFAEILKGQFDQ from the coding sequence ATGATTCGTCAAATTAAATATTTTCAGGCTGTGATACGCAGCAACAGCTTTTCGGAAGCGGCAGAGGAGTGTCATATTTCGCAGTCTGCCATATCGCAGCAGGTTCAGGCATTGGAGCGGGAGCTTGGGTTTCAGCTGCTAGAGCGAAAAAACAGGAAGTTTACGCTGACGCCCTCCGGAGAATATTTTTATAAAAAAAGTCTGATCCTCATCGCGGATTATGAACGAATCTGCAATGAGGCCAACCGAATTGCCCATGAAGAGGAGGCCGCTCTGAGCGTTGGCTATCTGCGCGGCTATAATGGACCGGCACTCATTGGGGCAATGGACGCGTTTGCCTTTAAATATCCGCAAGTCAGGGTGAAAACCGAGCCCGGAGACCATGAAGAATTATTTGCGCAGCTGCGCGGCGGCTGTGTGGATTTAGTCTTTACCGACCAGCGCAGGGCCTTTTCGGAGGAATACGTGAATATTGTTTTATCGCACAGCCGCACGTTTATTGCCATTTCAGCGCGCAGCCCGGTTGCGGCGCTGGAATCAGTTACACTGGAGGAGCTGAAGAACACCCCCTGTATTTTGGTCGCCTCTGAGACACAGCAGAGGGTTGAGGAGGCTTATTACCGTGACGTGATCGGATTTCAGGGTGAGTTTTGGTTTGCCGAAAATCTGGAGGAGGCAAAATTACTGGTGATCAGCGGAAGCGGCTTTATGCTGACCAATGGTGAAAACCACCGCGAAAAAATCGAAAATTCGCTCTGCCATGTCCCTCTGTTTCGCAATGACCAGCCGGTTTCTCAGACATATTGTGTCTTTTGGAAACGGGATAACACCGCAAGGTATAAAGAAGCCTTCGCGGAAATTTTAAAAGGCCAGTTTGATCAGTAA
- a CDS encoding DUF6442 family protein codes for MDKEEILARSRQEKKDEGMTEAENRGRRIGVVAFSAVFVFIVLFNLFKGQPNYAPMAMFWAFLSAEAYPKYRFTKQKAYLVTTIAGGVASLASLASFVLSVLG; via the coding sequence ATGGATAAAGAAGAAATATTAGCCAGAAGCCGTCAGGAAAAAAAGGATGAGGGTATGACCGAGGCCGAAAACAGAGGACGCAGGATCGGGGTAGTGGCGTTCTCAGCTGTTTTCGTCTTTATCGTGCTGTTTAACCTGTTTAAGGGCCAGCCCAATTACGCGCCAATGGCCATGTTCTGGGCCTTTCTCTCAGCTGAGGCTTATCCTAAATACCGTTTTACAAAACAGAAGGCCTATCTTGTCACCACCATCGCGGGCGGGGTTGCGTCGCTGGCATCGCTCGCAAGCTTTGTACTGTCTGTATTGGGGTAA
- a CDS encoding class I SAM-dependent methyltransferase — MIKKAGIDNGRGFDWGRTSEDYARYRDIYPQAFYQKLLDMGACTAGQKVLDMGTGTGVLPRHLYPCGADFTGVDISENQIRQAILLAEEQKAKIDFLCVPAEEMAFPDSSFDVITACQCFTYLDHEALAPRLSAILRPQGRLIILYMAWLPFEDAVAGQSEALVLKYNPDWTGRREERHLIGVPGAYNEYFTLEHQEVFDLKVPFTRESWNGRIKACRGIEASLSEEETAAFDKEHRELLDRIAPQRFEVLHYAAVTVLKKR, encoded by the coding sequence ATGATTAAAAAAGCAGGAATTGATAATGGCCGCGGCTTTGACTGGGGGCGCACCTCGGAGGATTACGCGAGATACCGGGATATCTATCCCCAGGCGTTTTACCAGAAGCTTCTGGATATGGGCGCGTGCACCGCGGGCCAGAAGGTGCTGGATATGGGTACGGGCACGGGTGTGCTGCCCCGCCATTTATACCCCTGCGGCGCGGATTTTACAGGCGTTGATATTTCAGAAAACCAGATCCGGCAGGCCATCCTTCTGGCTGAGGAGCAGAAAGCAAAGATTGACTTTTTATGCGTACCCGCCGAGGAGATGGCGTTCCCGGACAGCAGCTTTGACGTGATAACCGCGTGCCAGTGCTTTACCTATTTGGACCATGAAGCCCTTGCACCCAGGCTTTCTGCCATACTCCGGCCCCAGGGGCGGCTGATCATTCTGTACATGGCGTGGCTCCCCTTTGAGGATGCCGTCGCCGGGCAGAGCGAGGCCCTTGTGCTTAAGTACAATCCTGACTGGACCGGGCGCCGGGAGGAAAGGCATTTAATCGGCGTGCCCGGGGCCTATAACGAGTACTTCACCCTTGAGCACCAGGAGGTTTTTGATCTGAAGGTTCCCTTTACCCGAGAGAGCTGGAACGGCCGGATAAAAGCCTGCCGGGGCATTGAGGCGTCACTGTCCGAAGAAGAGACGGCCGCCTTCGACAAAGAGCACCGTGAGCTTTTGGATAGGATTGCGCCGCAGCGATTTGAGGTTTTACACTACGCCGCGGTAACCGTATTAAAAAAACGATAA
- a CDS encoding HTH domain-containing protein: protein MNIEKISFNVIADWLKALIMDYGLSLEMLSNYLSLTREQIIWLSDGKLEFLSDENLDKGRLFDKTAALYLSATEDKDLKLAGFLDVLITHYHLSQETIAKMAGVEEREVGHLLQNRPGLISENAKYRIAVTVMSLRFLLKDTADKI from the coding sequence ATGAATATTGAAAAAATATCTTTTAATGTGATCGCGGACTGGCTGAAAGCCCTGATCATGGATTATGGACTTAGCCTTGAGATGCTTTCAAATTATCTTTCATTAACGCGTGAACAGATCATCTGGCTTTCGGATGGAAAGCTGGAATTTCTGTCAGACGAAAATCTGGATAAAGGCCGTCTTTTCGATAAAACCGCGGCCCTGTATCTCAGCGCCACAGAGGATAAAGACCTTAAATTAGCGGGATTTTTGGATGTATTAATCACCCATTATCACCTGTCGCAGGAGACGATCGCCAAAATGGCCGGCGTTGAGGAAAGGGAGGTCGGGCATCTTTTACAGAATCGGCCGGGACTTATCTCTGAAAATGCAAAATACCGCATTGCGGTGACGGTGATGTCATTGCGGTTCCTTTTAAAGGATACTGCAGATAAAATATAA
- a CDS encoding TIGR04076 family protein, which yields MKKVKITVLRTMLNQDLAQEYGVDGLTACPMLKEGQTFYADYAKPDGLCDEAWKAIYQYVFALAHGADKELFYYGDWIKKPGVAICSCNDGLRPVIFKLEATDEQGQINYTPVR from the coding sequence ATGAAGAAAGTGAAAATTACCGTTCTCAGGACAATGTTAAACCAGGATCTGGCACAGGAATACGGTGTGGATGGCCTCACCGCCTGTCCGATGCTCAAAGAAGGCCAGACCTTCTATGCCGATTACGCAAAGCCTGACGGGCTCTGCGACGAGGCCTGGAAAGCCATTTACCAGTACGTTTTTGCCCTGGCCCACGGCGCGGATAAGGAGCTGTTTTACTATGGCGACTGGATCAAAAAACCCGGCGTGGCCATCTGCAGCTGCAACGACGGGCTGCGTCCAGTGATTTTTAAGCTGGAAGCCACCGACGAGCAGGGGCAGATAAACTACACGCCCGTGCGGTAA
- a CDS encoding NAD(P)/FAD-dependent oxidoreductase — MNDSKLFESGKIGNVTIKNRIVMPAMEVLAAGFNGEMTDGLIRYYEERAKAGVGLIVTAYASVDDVFSQSFAGAQLRVTDARHTSGMSRLARTLHKYDCRVLVQIYQAGRQAVPTAVTGKRMIAPSPIGYSLHDQVPEEMTREEIKRSVEKFVFSARILKDAMIDGVEILAAGGYLINQFLSPYSNQRTDEYGGSFENRFRFLREVVEAVRRACGADFIISVRFSADEFTEGGYGLEEGVRIARALEEIGVDCLSVNNANQESRYYIIEPIGFKPGWKSYITKAVKDAVAVPVIATNAIKMPEEAERFLAEGIMDYAAVGRANFADAHWAQKAAKGRSSDIKPCIGCLYCLDQTAAFRQSTCAVNPEAVRENEFPEHSADMTGRTIAVVGAGPAGMEAAILMKKRGARVVVFEKQDHVGGASELGSRTPDKEPLKLLAGYYAAQAEKLGIDLRLETEGTPEAIRSLNPYAVFVATGARPFIPKVDGLETVAYKTVGEALAPDFKINGKRVTVIGGGMTGCEVAEHFARMGNTVTLVEMQDKLAPEVCRDNLFTVLKNLKAQNADILMETQLLKASPGSVVVRNLRTGEEQSIGTDCLILSVGNRPDTTLYDVLRKTFDRVIPLGDTVKAGRVQAAVHSGFEKAYVLD; from the coding sequence ATGAATGATTCTAAGCTTTTTGAAAGTGGGAAAATTGGAAATGTCACCATCAAGAACCGGATTGTTATGCCTGCTATGGAGGTGCTGGCCGCAGGCTTTAACGGAGAAATGACCGACGGGCTGATCCGCTATTATGAGGAGCGGGCAAAGGCAGGAGTTGGTCTTATTGTCACCGCCTACGCGAGCGTGGACGATGTTTTCAGCCAGTCCTTCGCCGGGGCGCAGCTCCGGGTTACCGACGCCCGGCATACCTCCGGTATGAGCAGGCTGGCGCGCACCCTGCACAAATACGATTGCCGGGTTCTGGTTCAGATTTATCAGGCCGGACGGCAGGCAGTGCCCACGGCGGTCACGGGCAAGCGTATGATCGCTCCAAGCCCCATCGGTTATTCGCTTCATGATCAGGTACCGGAGGAAATGACCAGAGAAGAGATAAAACGCTCGGTTGAGAAGTTTGTATTTTCCGCACGTATCCTTAAGGACGCCATGATCGACGGGGTTGAGATCCTGGCTGCCGGCGGCTACCTCATCAACCAGTTTTTAAGCCCCTACAGCAATCAGCGGACCGACGAATATGGCGGCTCCTTTGAAAACCGGTTCCGCTTTTTGAGGGAAGTGGTTGAGGCCGTCAGGAGAGCGTGCGGCGCAGATTTTATAATCAGTGTGCGCTTCAGCGCCGATGAGTTTACAGAGGGTGGCTACGGTCTGGAGGAGGGGGTCCGGATCGCCAGGGCACTGGAAGAAATCGGGGTGGATTGTCTGAGTGTCAATAACGCCAACCAGGAAAGCCGCTATTATATTATCGAGCCCATTGGGTTTAAGCCTGGCTGGAAGTCCTATATCACCAAAGCCGTTAAGGACGCGGTAGCTGTCCCGGTCATTGCCACCAACGCCATTAAAATGCCTGAGGAGGCGGAGCGCTTCCTGGCAGAGGGGATCATGGATTACGCGGCTGTCGGGCGCGCTAATTTCGCCGATGCCCACTGGGCTCAAAAAGCGGCAAAAGGGCGCAGCAGCGACATCAAGCCCTGCATTGGGTGCCTGTACTGTCTGGACCAGACCGCGGCCTTCAGGCAGAGTACCTGTGCCGTCAACCCCGAGGCCGTCAGAGAGAATGAATTTCCAGAACACAGTGCGGATATGACGGGCCGGACCATTGCTGTCGTGGGCGCCGGACCGGCAGGCATGGAGGCCGCCATCCTAATGAAAAAACGCGGCGCAAGGGTCGTTGTCTTTGAAAAACAGGATCATGTGGGCGGCGCGTCGGAGCTGGGCTCCCGGACACCAGACAAGGAACCCCTGAAGCTGCTGGCCGGATATTACGCCGCCCAGGCAGAAAAGCTGGGCATTGACCTGCGCCTTGAAACCGAAGGAACGCCCGAAGCCATCCGGAGCCTTAATCCCTACGCCGTCTTTGTGGCCACCGGGGCCAGGCCTTTTATCCCAAAGGTTGACGGGCTGGAGACTGTGGCTTATAAAACCGTCGGGGAGGCTCTGGCGCCGGACTTTAAAATCAACGGCAAACGGGTGACCGTCATCGGCGGCGGCATGACCGGCTGTGAGGTCGCAGAGCATTTCGCGCGGATGGGCAATACGGTCACGCTGGTGGAAATGCAGGATAAGCTCGCCCCGGAAGTCTGCCGGGACAACCTGTTTACAGTGCTGAAAAACCTGAAAGCGCAAAACGCAGATATTCTTATGGAAACCCAGCTCCTCAAAGCCAGCCCCGGGTCGGTGGTCGTGAGAAACCTGCGGACCGGCGAAGAGCAGAGCATCGGCACAGACTGCCTGATCCTGTCTGTGGGCAACCGCCCGGATACCACCTTGTACGATGTGCTCAGAAAAACGTTTGACAGAGTGATCCCATTGGGGGATACTGTTAAAGCAGGCCGGGTTCAGGCAGCCGTGCACAGCGGCTTTGAAAAAGCCTATGTTTTAGATTAA
- a CDS encoding penicillin-binding transpeptidase domain-containing protein: MHRVKKYLPFIIGGVVLLVVAIGLFVWYNWQTPEKVLNRYIQYVNEGRYEDMYELLSEKAKGYTDRQAFLDQNKNIYEGIEASNVKISNIIKSDESTDNYTYLEYDYEMDTVAGHYRGGTSARITKKPNGWAIDWNEGMIIPSLSKGQTVSVVPVTAERGSIYDRNGNLLAGKGQVLEIGIVPEKLSAETKDADLQSMAALLGMKTEAIQSKLSQSWVTDDVRVPMANINMADTALEAQLLAIPGVYTDTAEVRTYPYGEKASQLTGYVQGISAEELETRGDEGYTESSVIGKSGLEAAYESRLRGKDGCKIQVDKGGFDNYQDEAGNWTQKPRIWTLVEDKAEKGEDVTVTIDASLQTRLYDQFASDKSSSVAINPKTGEVLALVSTPSFDANAFISGFSEEAWNALSTDPSMPLQNRFEAAYAPGSSFKPLTAGVGMTSGNLDPAADFGASGTSWQKDASWGGLMITTLQAYDGPANLENALVYSDNIYFAKAALQMGGTAFKEGLEKSGFGKVLDFPLALSPSQVSNSGDFANEGQLAQSGYGQGEVLVNPVHMASVYSAFVNEGSMIKPVLEYSGTPQFWYRDVFSSAAADTIRNDLIQVVENPAGTAHEAYIDGVTLAGKTGTAEIKASQDDTGGTEIGWFNAFTADPDSPDPLLVVSMVEDVKDRGGSHYLVPKVRSVF, encoded by the coding sequence ATGCATCGTGTAAAAAAGTATCTGCCTTTTATTATTGGCGGCGTTGTGTTGTTGGTGGTGGCGATTGGCCTGTTTGTCTGGTATAATTGGCAGACGCCGGAAAAGGTATTGAACCGTTATATCCAATATGTCAATGAGGGCCGGTACGAGGATATGTATGAGCTGCTGTCTGAAAAAGCCAAGGGCTATACTGACCGGCAGGCCTTCCTTGACCAGAATAAAAACATTTATGAGGGCATCGAGGCAAGCAATGTTAAGATCAGCAATATCATAAAAAGCGACGAGAGCACAGACAACTATACCTACCTCGAATATGACTATGAAATGGATACGGTTGCAGGCCATTATAGGGGAGGTACCAGTGCGCGTATTACAAAAAAACCAAACGGCTGGGCCATCGACTGGAATGAGGGCATGATTATTCCCAGCCTTTCAAAGGGACAGACCGTATCGGTGGTGCCGGTCACGGCGGAACGCGGCAGCATTTATGACCGCAACGGCAATCTGCTGGCAGGAAAGGGGCAGGTTCTGGAGATCGGCATTGTCCCGGAAAAACTGAGCGCTGAAACAAAAGACGCTGATCTCCAGTCCATGGCGGCTCTGCTTGGCATGAAAACAGAGGCTATCCAGTCAAAGCTTTCCCAAAGCTGGGTGACCGATGATGTGCGTGTGCCCATGGCCAACATCAACATGGCGGACACCGCTCTTGAAGCGCAGCTCCTGGCTATCCCGGGTGTGTACACGGATACGGCCGAGGTACGGACCTACCCCTACGGCGAAAAAGCCTCTCAGCTGACCGGCTACGTGCAGGGGATATCGGCTGAGGAGCTGGAGACCCGCGGCGATGAGGGCTACACGGAGAGCTCTGTCATTGGCAAATCCGGCTTGGAGGCCGCCTATGAAAGCCGGCTCCGGGGAAAGGACGGCTGTAAGATTCAGGTTGACAAGGGTGGCTTTGACAATTATCAGGATGAGGCGGGAAACTGGACTCAAAAGCCGAGAATCTGGACGCTTGTCGAGGACAAGGCTGAAAAGGGAGAGGATGTCACGGTGACCATTGACGCCTCGCTCCAGACCCGGCTTTACGACCAATTCGCCTCTGATAAGAGCAGCTCAGTAGCCATAAACCCCAAAACCGGCGAGGTGCTGGCCCTTGTCAGTACGCCCTCCTTTGACGCCAATGCCTTTATCAGCGGCTTCTCAGAGGAAGCGTGGAACGCGTTGAGTACAGACCCCTCAATGCCGCTTCAAAACCGGTTTGAAGCCGCCTATGCGCCGGGCTCATCCTTTAAGCCCCTCACCGCGGGTGTGGGCATGACAAGCGGAAACCTTGATCCCGCGGCGGATTTTGGCGCAAGCGGTACCAGCTGGCAGAAGGACGCCTCCTGGGGCGGTCTAATGATCACGACGCTCCAGGCCTATGACGGCCCGGCAAATCTTGAAAACGCCCTGGTTTACTCAGACAATATCTATTTTGCCAAGGCGGCGCTCCAGATGGGCGGCACGGCCTTTAAAGAGGGGCTGGAAAAATCCGGCTTTGGCAAGGTCCTCGATTTCCCGCTGGCCCTGTCCCCGTCCCAGGTTTCCAATTCCGGTGATTTCGCGAACGAGGGACAGCTGGCCCAGAGCGGCTACGGACAGGGCGAGGTTTTAGTCAATCCGGTACACATGGCCTCGGTCTACTCGGCCTTTGTCAATGAGGGCAGTATGATCAAGCCAGTGCTGGAATACAGTGGAACCCCGCAGTTCTGGTATAGGGACGTGTTTTCCAGTGCGGCGGCCGATACTATCCGCAATGACCTGATCCAGGTGGTTGAAAACCCGGCCGGCACTGCTCACGAAGCGTATATCGACGGCGTGACCCTGGCGGGTAAAACAGGGACGGCAGAAATCAAAGCCTCCCAGGACGATACAGGCGGCACTGAAATCGGCTGGTTTAACGCTTTTACCGCCGACCCGGACAGCCCGGATCCGCTGCTGGTCGTCAGCATGGTAGAGGACGTCAAGGACCGCGGCGGCAGCCATTACCTGGTGCCAAAGGTGCGAAGCGTATTCTGA
- a CDS encoding MerR family transcriptional regulator: MKELKINEVASMLRLSADSIRFYEKKGIIHPERQSDNHYRKYSMDDIRTLYDSRIFLNMGFTLAEIVEIFSDYSEEDICRHLREKRKVITEERRREEMALYKIDRLLEAAELRRQRAGRFTIGLTPELYLCAYADGGELVRGNIESPYFTQVMDNHNLFDCAVVIPERQSAEPIENQSRFGFTINAALAARYGIDLGPIAEKRPPVMAVHTVLETSGVINAQGLVPVYAWMKAHCFEPAGDILGRMAMVRHEKGQEQRVYELWVPVRED; the protein is encoded by the coding sequence ATGAAAGAACTGAAAATAAACGAGGTGGCCAGCATGCTGCGCCTCTCAGCGGATTCGATCCGGTTTTATGAAAAGAAGGGCATCATTCACCCTGAGCGGCAATCAGACAACCATTACCGCAAGTATTCCATGGATGATATCCGCACCCTGTATGACAGCCGTATTTTCCTGAATATGGGCTTTACCCTGGCAGAGATTGTGGAAATATTCTCGGATTATTCTGAGGAGGACATCTGCCGCCATCTGCGGGAGAAGCGTAAAGTGATCACCGAGGAGCGGCGGCGGGAGGAGATGGCTTTATACAAAATTGACAGGCTGCTGGAGGCGGCGGAGCTGCGCAGACAGCGCGCGGGACGCTTTACCATCGGGCTTACCCCGGAGCTTTACCTGTGCGCCTATGCCGACGGTGGCGAGCTGGTGCGCGGCAATATCGAGAGCCCTTATTTTACCCAGGTCATGGATAACCACAATCTTTTTGACTGCGCGGTGGTCATACCGGAAAGGCAGAGCGCTGAGCCCATCGAAAATCAGAGCCGCTTTGGGTTCACCATCAACGCGGCGCTGGCAGCGCGTTACGGGATTGACCTTGGGCCCATCGCCGAAAAGCGGCCGCCGGTCATGGCTGTCCATACGGTGCTGGAGACTTCAGGGGTTATCAATGCCCAGGGGCTTGTGCCTGTCTACGCGTGGATGAAAGCGCACTGTTTTGAGCCGGCCGGCGATATTCTGGGACGGATGGCCATGGTGCGCCATGAAAAGGGACAGGAGCAGCGTGTTTACGAGCTGTGGGTGCCCGTTCGGGAGGATTAA